The region AAAATGCACCTTCAAGTAAAGTGAATGCAAAAATACTGTAGTAACTCTAAGTTTTACTAGTTCTGTATGCAACTTGTTTGCATATAGACATAGTAAAATATAGAGTTGTGGCACAATTGAATATCATTTGTTAACTCCAGTGGccctgttgcaaggtgttgcaaggttcaaaagcaaactcagtaggcaaaagtggtgattgtctgcaagctttatttcattgccagcaacgggcttctcagggactccttgtccaaagcgaagagagagCCATTTTCCCAGTCTGACCCTCCtgcttatatttcattttggctcctttgtctgaggagtcttacacttctcattggctggtgtttgacatcatagatggggctttctttgggttggctacagataactttacaagcatttgattggttggcttcaaattacaggtttcaaataaggcaaaaatatacattgagacatatacaaTTTAAAGATTTCAAAAACGTAGATGGTACTGTAACCTCAATTATATTCCAAACTGCCTTTTTGGTATGTTCCTGTACTTATCTTTTGGCATTCTTCAACTTAGGTGTCCTTGGCATGTTGCAAGGAGCCACCTGTTTATCTCTCTAAATTCTTTCTTCCAGACACCATAGGGCTGTGTGCCAACCTTGTTTAAACCAAGTCCTCTGACTtgcctctattccatgttgtgattctaTATGTTGACCTGTtactgtgatgtatagtggtataaacatatatttaatacaagacaaaccaaactcttattgtacaaaagaaTTTTAAGAACTCTTTCTCATTTTATTTGACCAAATTTCAGCTCTCTCTGTCAGCtttagctcagacagaggctGTTCATAGATGTTTTAGCTCAATCAGGGGGCTTTCTCATAGATGCTTTTACTTATCTTATGTCTAGCTGTCTCCTGCAGGTGTTTGTAGAAAATGCTATTTCCATTTGCCAAACAAAATAAGCTGTCCGTACAATGTTGCTTAGACTTCTCTACTACAAGTTGCAAGTTTCTCCACTAAAATGTTGCAAACTTGTGTATTCTTAGCCTTATTTCATTTTCCCCGTTTCTTGTGCCAAGACAGATAACATTGCTCATCTCAGTGTTACAAATCCGTGGTTTCCCCGCATATTGTTGCCAAAggtctctctttgagttgtaactCCCTAGTTCTAATTCTGCAGACTTGGAGTTCTCAAGATCTACAGAGGAGATACAGGCTTTGTGAATgcttttgccagacatctgcctctcaAGGTTGCATCTGAGTTACATTTTCAGAGTTGAGGCTTAAGCCTCTTTAACAGTGAAACCTAATAACATTtccacctttctgtgtatttttatgcttttacTAAACATTCTAATAACATCAGGCAATTGAACTTTACTCTAATAGCTAGTTTATATATTGGTTACACTTAAGGcattgaaaaatatttgcaagcaagcaatcctttggcatttctatgaaaCTTCTAAAATGCTTTGGTTCCAGTGTTCAATACATGCACTCAACACTGTTTTTTCTGGTTTAAAGAAGCTTAAATgcattatgtttttaaaatggcaaCTGTTTCTCTGTTTAGAAGCAGGGAGCCTGAAATGCTGGGAGTTTCCCTCTCCCATTCTCCCTTTTCATGAAGCGTGCATTGTTCTCTTATCTGGATGGTACGCTGCCAAGAGCAACTTGGCAGTCTCTCAAAGCTGCCAGTTTTCTGGCTTGCTTCTAAGCAGAGACAGAGAAATAAAATGGATTTATTAAGTTCTAAGCATGTGtacattttccctatttcttaagcatataaattaataatttgTTTGTGAGCATAGCATAAGCACTTGCTCCATTAAGCTTGTAAACATTTGGTttgttctatagcaggggtgcccaaaccctggccctggggccacttgtggccctcaaggcctctcaatgcggccctcacagagcccccagtctccaatgagtctctggccctctggaaatttgttggagcccgcactggcccgatgcatctgctctcagcatgagggcgactgtttgacctctcacatgagctgtaggatgagggcttcctccactgcttgctgtttcactctgtgatgcagtagtggcagcaaaggaaaggccagccttgctttgtgcaaggccttttacaggccttgagctatttcaagaacttcaatcattcatataagttcatctttaatatagtcatttatgtaaacgtatgtaaatttattcaaattttaaatgtaaattatttatttttttcctcggcccccaacgcagtgtcagagagatgatgtggccctcctgccaaaaactttggacagccctgttctataataataataataataataataataataataataataataataataataataaacaactttatttatatcccacccttctccctaaagggacccagggcggctaacaacatataaaaaacacatttaaaaacataaaattaagacaagtagcagataaaaacattaaaaacacattaacagcgaccttaaaaacagtagtcagattaaaagacagactaaaaagagtacaaaagagcaagttacagaggaatcaggcctgtaaaaactacacaatgtgtaaaaaatgttaaaaggccaaagaatcagaaggcttgtgtaaacagcagtgtcttcaggcctcgctggaaactctcaagagagggagccattctcaagtcaaggggaagggagttccataatgttggtgccactaccgagaaggccctatttcttgcagccgccccccggacctccttgggtggcggcacttgtagaaaggccttctctgataacctgagagggcgagccggattgtacgggagtaggcggtctctaagatatcctggcccagagcagtatagggctttaaaggtcaaaaccagcaccttgaattgggcccggaaacaaatgggcagccaatgtagcccccggagaagcggactgacagagtcaaaccgctatAGCATAGCGTAGCATAAATGGCTGACTTTCATGACCTTGCctcagccctgctgcaccagagttggataggattgagttgtaagttAAGATTGACAGTGGAGATTAAGATTAAGACAGTGTAAGTTAAGATTGACAGTAAGTTAAGATTGGCAGTGGAGGacggggggggtggggtggcaagggagagcaaaagccccaggtgctgcaCCCACTACACTGTTGCCTTCACCCACCACACTGCTTCCGCCTACCCTTCAAAACAGTTCTGTGAACAGGTGAAGCCCCACGTGGCTCTCCGAAAAGCCTTCTGGCGTGATCTTAAagagtacttccagttttgtcaggaaactggaagtactgttttaGATCACACCAGAAActtcagaaggtttttttttagtGCTCCAGAGCGTTGTGCAAGGCTCTATGCATCTAGGTAAGTATCCCCGCAGGGTCGGTGTCATGGGAGGAATGGCATGTTTGCGAACCTGCACCCCAGCGCGGCATGGGGGCCAGGTCCATTACTGAGATAGGCAGAAACAGCAGTTTGGGTTCCTTCTGTAGAGTTCGGCTTCTTACATTACCCTAGTAGCACAGGAAAGAGTGGCACTGGTATGGATCTATCAGTGGGACCTGTTGATAGGTGTTTGTAATCATGTAAATACGGATTGATAGACAGGTGCTTGGTCTATTGAAGTCTAGTGTCATAAATATGTTCAGGCTTGCTTACTCTGCCAGCCTTCCTACACTCTTGCTCACTTGGTTCCGATGGAGGAAGGGAAATTTAGTGAGCTTCCACTACAGAGGTTACACTTTCTTTCAATATATGTCTTACCCTCTCTCTTAAAAGTCTGGCACATATCTCCCAATTACAACACTGCTATTCAAGAAAACAAGGCACACAAACACAGAGACAAGCAAATCATTCTAGAAATAATTTCTCTGTTTTATCAGTTCAGATAGACTAATGTTCTGACACACAGCTACATTTTCTTGAAAGACATTACTATGACATCATGTTCCTtgtctttttaaagccatctctgAATAACCTTTCCAAAAGGAATTTCATTCATAACAACTCCATCAGTCCATATTCTCACTTAAAGAAAACAACATGCTATGGAACAATTAAAATCTACATCGTTCAGGTGATCATTTCCTGAATTTTGGTACACACTACAGTGGAAAAAAGTTACACAAATGCTTGATCACAGTTAATGCTAGCTGTTAATACATAGCTGGAAGGTACTTTACAAACCAGTAGAAATGTCACGCTCTGATGTACTCATGGAGGAAAGAGACCTCTCAAAAGGAGCATGATCAAAACTTGGACAGAACCTATGCAGACAAACCATATATTTTCGGAACAAGGTGGAGAGGTATTTCCTAAATTTTTCCCCCACAAAAGCATAGATGACAGGGTTGATGCAACTGTGCATCATTGCAATGGTTTCGGTCACTTGGCGTGCTATTTCTAAGTTGCTCACACAATCATTATTACAGAAAAAAGGATTCTGATAGCCCTGTAACAGAAAGGTGATGTTGTATGGTACCCAGAAGATGAAATACACAATCATGATCACAAAAATAAGCCTGATAGCCTTCTGCTTTCTCTCATTTCGCCCCTTAATCAAAATTCTTACAATACTCACATAGCAGAAGACCATAATGATCCATGGGAGGACCAAGCCTAGAATGAGCATCATTACAGGAACAAATTTTTTCCACATTTCTGAAGGATAAAAGGGTTCACATGAATAACCCATCTCAAATTTCGGTAGAACTTTGTAAAATATAAACCCTGGCGTGGCAGCTAAAAATGCCAACACCCACATGATAAGACTTGTAATGATACCATAGACTACTGTCCTTGCTTTCAGCGCAAAGACAGCGTGAACAACGGCCAGGTATCGATCGATAGTTAAAAGGACTATAAAAAAACTTCCACTATAGAAGCCTGCATCATAAATAGCTGAAAGGATCTTGCACATCTCTGCACCAAATACCCAATTCATGTGTGCTGCATAATAAGCCCAAAAGGGGAGTGACAAAATTAAGAGCAAATCAGAAACGGCCAAGTTGAGCAGGTAGATATCAGTCATGCTCTTGAGCTTCTTGTATCTGATGAGGATCAGCACAACCAGTCCGTTGCCCAGCAGGCCAAATATGAACACCAAAGAGTAAAGTGGTGGCAGGAAATGGGCAGCAAATGATTTGACTTCATCGTTTCGGACTGGTGCAATGCCATAGTCATACTCATATGTCGTGGTTTCCAGCCCATGATCTAGTATACTGGTGGAATTGTCCATCTTCTTCTTCCCTGAGAATGAAGAACGTATTTAAATAAAACCTGATAGCATAGTAAAATAGAAACAGGATACTATAGTGTAAAGCCTAAGTCCGCAATCACTGTATAGTGCTAATGGAATGCTGAGTCTTtcacctaatgcagtggttcccaaacttttttgaatgGTGGCTCGCTTGACCTACTGGGCATTGGCTgctgctccccattagggctacaaccctgTGCAGTGTATAGGGCAGTTGGttttttttgcaaagattctgaggctcccctagctggtttctgcAGTTTCTTGGGGGGGAGGCACAgttcacagtttgtgaaccacggGCCCAATAAGTTATATAGCTTGTGCAGGTCAGTATTCTACTCAGTAGACAAAATATCAGCAATGAAAAagatctgcttttaaaaaagtaaagcaGTGGCAGAAAATGGGAAACAAATTAGTGCTTATGTTTTATCTATAGTGCtttaagggccaaactatataTGGGAGTTGGCACAgggatttttttctttacttgttTGGATGGTGCAGGGAGAAGAGTTCAAAAAACAGGCAGCACTACGGTGAGTGGTAACGAGGTGTTAGAACTTCGCCCCCATTATGCTTGCAACCCTGATTGTGCGCACGCCCCCAAGTACCATGTATAGGGgaatctttttcttcttctcctacAAATAGTGTACAACCAGCATTGTAAATATGGCAAAGGTGATGTTCTGAAATTCCCAAAGCCTTCCACCCCCTACTCCCTGGTCATGGTTTCCTCCATTTTGTGCACTCCTTGTGCATTATTTAAGCAGATGGCAGGGACGGCTCagagtgaagcagcagcaaagacgGGCCCCACTGAGCTGGTAAGTCAGcaaggtgggtggaacagggcaggggggtgggaggatcagggaggatcagagggctggaggccTGTCACAGGCGGGAGGGGTGGCACCTGGCATAAGCAACTCAtgctggatattatcccctcccGAGCGAACCAACATTCCCGCTTtgtttcctcggacttgcgccagctaaagagctgatggaggtccaaggagactcattggtggTCAAGAGGTTTGCTgagggataagggaaaatatattcccATCCCCTCCGAAGTGTAGTATTCCGCACCCCCTGACCGTAGttcagtgcagcctgttttggcacaggGAAATGCTATGCGGGgaaaagggtaggattgggctgcaagaacataagacgagactgctggatcaggccagcagACCATCTGGTTCAGCtgcctgaatctcacagtggctcaccaaatgcctcagggagcacacaagacaacaagagagctacatcctgttgccactcccttgcacattGCATTCTGAAGGAGCCTTttcctaaaaccagaaggttgcacaaatctatcatggcctgtaacctgcaATAGACTTTTGTTcaagaaatctgtctaatccccctttaagggcatctaggccagatgccatcaccccatcctgtagcaaggagttccacagactaattacatgttgtgtaaagaaatattttcttttgtctgttccaactctcccaacatcaTGGGAGATGTCACCTTGTCCTGgcgttgtgtgagagagaaaagaacaaccctctattcactttatccatcccctgcataattttgtacttctcagtcatgtccccccctcaggcactttttTTCTACACTAACGTTATAGACTTTCCTGACTCTATTGCAATCAAACAGACTTCAATTTTTTAGAGCAGACCACACTAACTTAGAAATTCAAAGGAGTAgaacaggttgtgcctcgttactcactggggttccattctggagttCTGTTCAGTGAATACCaactcagtggaaaaatagctttaaagcagccattttcaaccattgtgccattgaacactggtgtgccgcaaatggtctgcaggtgtgccatgggagtttgggggagggttatttaatagtagggccattgggtgatgtaAGCCCcgcaccaacagcatggtgtgccttgttaattgtcaaaaaactgattgtgtgtcttgacaattttaggaccttgtcagtgtgcagtgagacgaaaaaagttgaaaatcactgctttaaaaactcacttccaggttctttgctcttccattgtcaccccagaaagCATTGATATATATGCTATttggcattcagccactagatggggtgaataatggaatctagtggaagaaattaaaaaattttAACAGCATGAAAGCAGGAAATTGCATTTTGGTGCCTTTTTCTTGTTATAAATCATTTAacagtggaccttggtatcagtggtgagttaaatcagtggataccaaatcactgGATACTGAGATCCCACCTGTATTTATGGTACTGTATCATCTATGAATGGCTTAAGTGGCATAGAGTCAATTCCTGACTGCCCAAGGAGACAAACCAGGAAGCTCAGAGTTCAGGATGTGAGTCTGGTTGGCAGGCTGAGGTTCTGGTGAGCTAGGATGGAGTGATGAAATGCAGAGTCTCCTGGAACAGGAGGGTAGGAACAGGGGGCTGTAACAGAGAGGAGGAGCAGATTGCTGCATTAGAAAGCAAGGGTAAGGACGCATGGCAGAAGGCTGGAAGCTAGCTCTAGAGGAGCTCTTGAGGCAGAGTTTATgcatgaataacagcccaatcctatggttttttgctgtcacagaatgcagcagcaccaaaatgggctATGCTGCATATTATGGGGGAGGGGCTGATTGGGAGATtggggagaggtaaataaaattaCTTTCCCTTACATCCTCATAAGCCTCCGGCCAGTGGGTCTCTGtggacctgtgcctgctcttCAGctgtctgaggagacaaaggggcatGATGGCTCACTCCAGAGGAGACAGCATCCAGTGCAAGCTGTCTGAGTCTGGTGCCACCCCTTTCCACCTCTGACACACTTTCCATCCTTCCCCATTTCACCCTCGCTGTGCCTTGttcacccctgctgccaactcaCCATCatcagtggttggttggcaaccttcagtctcgaaagactatggtataagcctacagcacccggtattcccaggcggtctcccatccaagtactaaccaggccccacggtgcttagcttccgagatcagacaagatcgggcatgtgcagggtaacagttggtgtCAGTGGGCATTCCTCTTCCTGATGTCATGCATTgggcctctccagcagcagctacTCATGTTTTCGGATCACTGGCTGGAAAGTGTTATGCCACCGGAACGTTAGTTCCAGCAGACCacgaagataggattgggtctagTTCAGACTAAAGGACTCACAAGGATTTAGCTAGTCTCAGCCCTTCTCGGATCTAGCAAGGTTTTGATTCATGGCCTAACTTcagcctgcttcctctctctcctgAGTCAGCCCAAGGGAAGCAACTCCTCAGGCAGCCAAGTGACCATTTCTTCATCGGTTTTGACCCTTGGCCCAAATTTGGCACTCCAACTGCTATTGGGGTCCTTGGGATTACAGAGGGGAGTGTATAGCTGAGCCAGGGGTCTTGATGCATTTCCCTAAAGATTCCACAAGATCTCAGGATCTTTGGCAGGAACATCTATAAGAGGGGCAAACCCTGGTAGTCCTCCAAAGACCTGGCATGACAGGGTCTTCGTTGGGTACCTGGGTCAACTGCAGGGCCCAACACATTCTCCTCAGCTATAGTTGAATTCTGCCACATATATGGGATATATAATTGGAAagtggagaagcccaggaaggtaGCATGTTGTACTTGGGGAACCTGTGATTTCAGGAAGAGCTTGAGACATCTgttcaaatgttttaaaataacatcTATGTTTCCTGATGTCAGAAGTTTCAAAACCTTCCACAAAATTTGGAGGTTTTTTAAAAGCCACCATAATAGAAATTTAGACACAATGCAGACCATAGTGTAGACCAATACTATATACTATAGTGTATACAGTACTACATACTATACTATACCAAATACTATAAATTGTTCATACTAGCCCAAATAGTATGAACAAAATCAAGAAGATCCTAGCATGATATACCAGAAGCCATTATTCATGGTGctggccattttttttaaaactcatattaccttaaggcagtggttctcacacatttagcactgggacccactttttagaatgagaatctgtcaggacccaccagaagtgatgtcatgactggaagtgacatcatcaagcaggaaaatttttaactatcctaggctgcaatcctacccacacttacccaggagtaagccccatttactagcattgttaaaagaatatacatagtagcttgttaaaagtacaagtctgcaacatttccccaaatgcagcacatgccatgatagcatcaagtataatatattaaaaataaaatattgaaatgaatggggacccacctgaaattggctcacaacccacctagtgggtcccaacccacagtttgagaaacactaccttaaGGTGATGTTGCATCTTGGAGCACTATAAGTATTTATAATGGCACTTGTCAGATGGCAGGTGCACACTGAAGCTTTCCCACCACCAATACAAGCATCAGGAAAAAACCCTATAATAAATAAGTCTCCAAAAATAAACCCCAAAATTTAATCCTGTGGGtcctttcccccttttatttCATAATGAATAGAAGCTAAATCAAACTTAACCCATCCAGTTTTGTTTCTATTCGTTGTGAAAACAAATACACCCAACTTTATTGACTAGCCAGAAAATAGATCTTAGAGTCAGGCAGGCTAGCTTACCAAAAATATCAGCTCAGCATGCTGCAGCAGTGAAAAGCCTTGAGAATTGTAGAGAACAAAACACCTAGTGTTCAATGCCTTTTTTATCAATGTATACacttttatatacattttctggTACGAAAATAAAATGGCAAAGATAAGTCCCCAAAGACTACTTACCACTTTCATTTCCACATGTCACACTGGAATAAATGGGGTTTTACAGGTGCAAAGATTTCTTGAAAACAATTTGAGAGGCAAGTAAACCAGAAATGAGCTAGCTAGGTAACATCTAGCTTGCTAGAAAaagtgtgactgcatttggacaaTTGTGTATAGCTCTGGTTGCCACCAGTCTCAACAGGTCTTGCCAGTCCATAAGGCCACCTTAGGCAGAGAGCCTCAGAccttggtggtggggaggggacacaTGGGAAAGGGTTGATGCTTTGTCTCCATGACTAGCCTAAaggtttcccagaggcacctggttggccactgctAGAAATTGGATGTTGAAACAGATGGACCTTCTGCAAAGTTTGAATGTTCTTATGATAGCCTCCCAAATGGCCTTCTCCCTAGGAATTGTACTGAATAAACCAGAGCACCACTGCCAGAATGCGGAGGCCTGAATGCCTTTGAGGCATCAATTGTCAGTAAAACTTCCATCCATCAAAACATATTTGCATGATTATGGAAGGCAGCTCTGACTAGCAATATTCAGTATGACTGAAGGTTTGATGTCACAGAGGTAGGCATGAGGTAAGGAACCAGAGAAGGCAGCCATTAGATTGTGGAAGCTGAAGCAAGGTCGAACGGGGAAAGCAGTTATTTTAGGAAAGAATGTGTAGAGGAGGCAAAATCTCAAGAAGTGGAAACTTTCACCAAAGACCAACTGAGGAAGGAATGGcacaaaagaaagagaaaataaagaGCAAGGGTATTTGGGTGGGAATTGCAGAAAAATAGAGGCTATTGCTGAACCCAAATTCATCCAATGCTCTTTCATATGAAAATTTAGTATATTTGGCTTGGTTCGTTATCTCTCAGATTGTTACTCTCTAAGCATTTGACTCTGAAGTTCAGAGCTCTCCGTTTTGATCTTCAGAGTACTCTGCCTACATGTTCATTTCTTCCAAGAAGTGATGTGAGTTCTGGACCGTTACTCATTTCCAAACTTTCACCTACACATCACTGTACTTGTACAGAAGGGTGGGGTTTTGGCAAACAGCCAAAGCAGACTGTGAAGAGCTTCATAATGTTCTCTCTGAACTAGCAGATTGGGCAACAAAATGACAAGTGTCATTTAATGTTGATATGAGAAAAGTGATGCATATTGGAGCAAAAACTCCAAGCTTCACACATCCACCAGTGGGGTCTGATCTGCTGATGATGATTCAGAACAGAGTCCTTGGTGGATCGCTCTGTGAAAacattgacccaatgtgcagctgtgatgaagaagacaaattccatgctatgaatcattaggaaagggatcaagaatCATGCTGCTAATGCCCCTATACACATCTGATTGCCAAACCTCAAGAAGGATGTTGTAGACCTGGGAAAAGGGcaaaaagagcaaccaaaaggaTCAGAGACTAGAGCACTATTCTTACAAGGTAAGGCtatagcagcggttttcaaactctccgggagtttgaaaatcgctgtaagtccttgcaggggagagacagcgggggctgggggaaggcagcggtgtgttccccaggattgcgccgctcagggggctgcaggggcttgggtgcacttaccagagtctcctgcagcctcctggggtgtggggagccctgcgcgaccttctgcagggctccctgcagcttcaga is a window of Tiliqua scincoides isolate rTilSci1 chromosome 5, rTilSci1.hap2, whole genome shotgun sequence DNA encoding:
- the LOC136651007 gene encoding C-C chemokine receptor type 5-like, giving the protein MDNSTSILDHGLETTTYEYDYGIAPVRNDEVKSFAAHFLPPLYSLVFIFGLLGNGLVVLILIRYKKLKSMTDIYLLNLAVSDLLLILSLPFWAYYAAHMNWVFGAEMCKILSAIYDAGFYSGSFFIVLLTIDRYLAVVHAVFALKARTVVYGIITSLIMWVLAFLAATPGFIFYKVLPKFEMGYSCEPFYPSEMWKKFVPVMMLILGLVLPWIIMVFCYVSIVRILIKGRNERKQKAIRLIFVIMIVYFIFWVPYNITFLLQGYQNPFFCNNDCVSNLEIARQVTETIAMMHSCINPVIYAFVGEKFRKYLSTLFRKYMVCLHRFCPSFDHAPFERSLSSMSTSERDISTGL